The Gasterosteus aculeatus chromosome 17, fGasAcu3.hap1.1, whole genome shotgun sequence genome includes a window with the following:
- the prdm2b gene encoding PR domain zinc finger protein 2 isoform X2, translating to MVPRARKSQSTRADGQRSLSITRRRLPEGASHAGSGGFKKGSVTKSTFNEMWDGEEGPNEEDERPSAVGPSQQLQQTLPIRSTERSSLEDMSIVMTQGGNGKEEDAEDLEAALQQQAAQRLPAADSVQSKQPGSSLTFPEESHKEPRGQVESSSLAGQEPRVDPDPDLDPDPDGDLEGDPHGESYPCQHCERHFSTRQGLERHTHIHAITSQQTQLFKCRYCSKSFGSQVGRRRHERRHESGLKKRPGSLAGTASLLSPVMLTDASSPDCTSPTSQCTAIGSQFTGGPSLHKSEMQRKESGPYADHPFMLDENGESKELHPCKYCNKAFGTHTNMRRHQRRIHERHLLPKGVRRKGMLLQEASVPKKQQQPDESPSTSPPPVYVPSADTEDEVDRDDYAVDISKNISENLSFYIDGKIVSTSSVSSCEVIEVDSRSAALFGLDRVIIGPNQISQALKADGRTSAAKQISSLGQPAAKRRTSTPPFVPSLKVETESASLAASSSSSSSSTSSSSNLLVSGLFQQAADSSAFQREKTVYLSPKLKQLLQTQDIQKSTIALITESHRLASPLSVTQLPGASGRFKRRTSSPPSSPQLSPACKTESCKSEAAGSFALKVPKLESLTALPRGSLPEKEDEDSPNPSDNNTHGQTSSNSGGNSCNQQPLDLSNSVSRCQDSSVKVLGDSALDLSFHRKSNVEPESKGGPAPQPLVKKRKPNTSMLEKVLMNDYLGLPPPGEEGSSALANLSCYNSRSPSIATESAHPSPPSLTPVTMNPSSPGNCSVTSPTPPPPLLPTILSPPAMPGSPLSQPSDSTSQRPLPILSPKMSPRSVERNPPSDSEDNLSAGENEDEKHISMPQDFRDTPLKDPVKRSASFSPPAPAAEDLAAAEDNVSLAASSVTLANGKMNQNDDSVTEESPSALTPQPESSSSSSPTPASHEPSPSLPSRSFPPIKIKEEPQPGADELPGMNHAPPAGPDSSPREQPSDKTSEAEGGDSTYCKTFVCNVCEEPFDSIKELSGHIAEHAADWPFKCEFCVQLFGDAPALLAHRTALHGVGRIFVCSVCSKEFAFLCNLEQHQKDSHPAETCSHTAVESGKLRPQNYTDPSRAKEESSPSTPAPETGDDTAPHIDADLAKEEPGVNGDHAEEGAEDPNEELYTTIKIMASEGGKPKPPDVRLGINQHYPSYKPPPFPYHSRSHAGSVASATNFTTHNIPQTFSTAIRCTKCGNSFDNMPELHKHILACASASDKKRYTPKKNPITLKEIVKSPNGVASPAAAAAGHSPFRRMGQPKRLNFNQDTNGKTKMSALSKKKNQLVQKAISQKNKAATTAKKTPVKEEEQASNACPHCSREFTYPASLSKHMAFSCPMKPVVKRGKKGLAEVKKEGASAGDKNLKLRKKASDCDAAQTEAEPKQLGKTRARSSGAAEPEPPQASRGKAAGAPGRLKRPASFPASVSASKKTKKGQFQSLPPTPSAPDTPGDGAQHRPAMRMQRLGKEAPPKRSAEAKSPPPPPQQQQLKKEERFSLRMRERVGGPVTRSLQMVTAAPSVDVKTEEAPIQEPKETQEVVLK from the exons ATGGTCCCGAGAGCACGGAAATCCCAGAGTACACGAGCAGATGGCCAGCGGAGTTTGTCAATAA cCAGAAGAAGGCTGCCTGAGGGAGCCAGCCACGCTGGTTCGGGTGGATTCAAGAAAGGAAGCGTAACCAAATCTACTTTCAACGAGATGTGGGATGGAGAAGAAG GTCCgaacgaggaggacgagaggcCGTCAGCCGTAGGACCCTCACAGCAACTCCAGCAAACCCTTCCCATTAGAAGCACTGAACGTAGCAGTTTAGAGGACATGTCAATAGTGATGACTCAAGGGGGAAATGGGAAAGAGGAGGATGCTGAGGATTTGGAGGCTGCCTTACAACAGCAAGCCGCTCAGCGTTTACCTGCGGCTGATTCCGTGCAAAGCAAACAGCCGGGCTCGTCGCTGACGTTCCCCGAAGAAAGCCATAAGGAGCCACGGGGGCAGGTTGAGTCGTCCTCGCTCGCGGGACAGGAACCACGGGTTGATCCCGATCCCGATCTCGACCCGGACCCGGATGGTGACCTCGAGGGCGACCCCCACGGAGAGTCGTATCCCTGCCAACACTGCGAGCGCCACTTCTCCACCAGGCAGGGTCTGgagcgtcacacacacatccacgccaTCACCAGCCAGCAAACGCAACTGTTCAAGTGCCGTTACTGCAGTAAATCCTTTGGCTCGCAGGTGGGGCGGAGGCGGCACGAGAGGCGGCATGAGAGCGGGCTAAAGAAAAGGCCCGGCTCTCTGGCGGGCACCGCCAGTCTGCTCAGTCCGGTGATGCTGACCGATGCTTCAAGTCCCGACTGCACCAGCCCGACGAGTCAGTGCACAGCCATAGGTTCCCAGTTTACTGGAGGACCATCTCTGCATAAGTCTGAGATGCAGAGAAAGGAGTCGGGTCCTTATGCCGACCATCCTTTTATGTTGGATGAAAACGGGGAGTCAAAGGAACTCCATCCTTGCAAGTATTGTAATAAAGCgtttggcacacacacaaacatgcgtcGACACCAACGTAGAATACATGAACGGCACTTATTACCAAAGGGAGTTCGCAGGAAAGGCATGCTGCTCCAGGAGGCCTCAGTGCcgaaaaagcagcagcagccagacgAGTCACCTAGCACCAGCCCGCCGCCAGTCTATGTGCCCAGCGCGGACACCGAAGACGAGGTGGACAGGGATGATTACGCAGTCGACATATCCAAAAACATCTCTGAGAATTTGAGCTTCTACATTGACGGCAAGATTGTGTCCACCAGTTCAGTGAGCAGCTGCGAGGTGATAGAAGTGGACTCCAGGTCTGCGGCTCTGTTCGGCCTGGACAGGGTCATCATCGGTCCAAACCAGATCAGTCAGGCGCTGAAGGCGGACGGACGGACCAGTGCGGCGAAGCAAATCTCCAGCCTCGGGCAGCCGGCTGCAAAAAGAAGAACATCCACCCCCCCATTTGTCCCCAGCCTCAAAGTCGAGACTGAGTCGGCGTCGCTCGCCGCCTCTTCGtcgtcttcatcatcctctACATCTTCCTCATCCAACCTGTTAGTTAGTGGGTTGTTCCAACAAGCTGCCGACTCTTCAGCGTTTCAACGAGAGAAAACGGTTTATCTCTCACCAAAGCTCAAACAGCTCCTTCAGACACAAGACATTCAGAAGTCAACCATCGCCCTGATAACAGAAAGCCATAGATTGGCCTCGCCGCTGTCCGTCACGCAGCTTCCAGGGGCTTCGGGCAGGTTCAAAAGAAGAACGTCCTCGCCCCCTTCATCTCCGCAACTCAGTCCTGCATGTAAAACGGAGAGCTGTAAATCCGAGGCGGCGGGCTCATTCGCCCTAAAGGTGCCAAAGCTGGAAAGCCTCACTGCGTTGCCTCGTGGGAGCCTCCCGGAGAAAGAAGATGAAGACAGCCCGAACCCGTCTGACAACAATACGCACGGCCAAACCTCATCGAACAGCGGTGGAAACTCGTGCAATCAGCAGCCGTTGGATCTGTCCAACTCTGTCAGCAGGTGCCAGGACAGCTCGGTCAAGGTGCTTGGAGACTCGGCCCTTGATTTGAGCTTCCATCGGAAGAGCAACGTCGAGCCTGAATCGAAGGGAGGTCCGGCGCCGCAGCCACTGGTAAAAAAGAGAAAGCCAAACACGAGCATGCTCGAGAAGGTGCTTATGAATGATTATCTAGGTCTGCCGCCTCCAGGAGAGGAGGGCTCCTCGGCCTTAGCAAATCTGAGTTGTTACAATTCGCGCTCCCCGAGCATCGCCACGGAGTCcgcccacccctctcccccctccctgaccCCCGTCACCATGAACCCCTCTTCGCCCGGTAACTGCAGCGTAACGTCCCCGACGCCGCCACCGCCTCTACTACCTACCATACTGTCTCCTCCGGCTATGCCCGGCTCCCCTCTTTCTCAGCCTTCAGACTCGACGTCCCAGAGACCTCTGCCCATCCTCTCGCCGAAAATGTCTCCCAGATCAGTTGAGCGCAATCCCCCGTCAGACTCCGAGGACAATTTGTCTGCCGGAGAAAACGAAGACGAGAAGCATATCTCTATGCCGCAGGACTTCCGGGACACTCCACTCAAAGATCCCGTTAAACGCTCGGCGTCGTTTAGCCCCCCTGCGCCGGCAGCGGAAGATCTGGCCGCCGCGGAAGACAACGTTTCTCTCGCCGCTAGTTCCGTCACGTTGGCAAACGGCAAAATGAACCAAAACGATGACTCGGTAacagaggaatctccttctgcccTCACGCCGCAgccagagtcctcctcctcctcttctcctacACCCGCGTCTCATGAACCGTCCCCGTCACTGCCTTCACGGTCCTTCCCTCCGATCAAGATAAAAGAGGAGCCTCAGCCCGGCGCAGATGAGCTGCCGGGTATGAATCACGCACCGCCGGCTGGGCCGGACTCTTCGCCTCGGGAGCAACCGTCTGATAAAACCTCTGAAGCAGAGGGAGGCGACTCGACGTACTGCAAGACCTTTGTGTGCAACGTCTGCGAGGAGCCGTTCGACTCCATCAAAGAGCTCAGCGGACACATCGCGGAGCACGCTGCCGATTGGCCCTTCAAATGTGAGTTCTGCGTGCAGCTGTTTGGTGACGCTCCGGCCCTGCTGGCTCACCGGACGGCGCTGCACGGAGTGGGCAGGATTTTCGTGTGCTCAGTTTGTTCAAAGGAGTTTGCCTTCCTCTGTAACCTGGAGCAGCACCAGAAGGATTCGCATCCCGCCGAGACGTGTTCACACACCGCTGTGGAAAGTGGCAAGCTCAGGCCACAGAACTACACGGATCCGTCCAGAGCCAAAGAGGAGAGCAGTCCGTCAACACCGGCGCCGGAGACGGGCGACGACACGGCGCCGCACATCGACGCGGATTTAGCGAAAGAGGAGCCCGGCGTTAACGGTGACCACgcggaggagggggcggaggatCCCAACGAGGAGCTGTACACTACAATAAAGATAATGGCCTCGGAAGGGGGGAAGCCCAAACCCCCGGACGTTCGCCTGGGCATCAACCAACACTACCCCAGCTACAAACCGCCGCCGTTTCCTTACCACAGCCGCTCCCACGCCGGCTCGGTGGCCTCGGCTACCAACTTCACCACCCACAACATCCCGCAGACCTTCAGCACCGCCATACGCTGCACCAAGTGCGGCAACAGCTTTGACAACATGCCCGAACTGCACAAGCACATTTTGGCCTGTGCCAGTGCCAGCGACAAGAAGCGCTACACGCCCAAGAAAAACCCCATCACCCTCAAGGAGATAGTGAAGAGTCCAAACGGTGTCGCGTCCCCCGCGGCGGCTGCCGCAGGCCACAGTCCTTTCCGAAGAATGGGGCAGCCGAAGAGGCTTAACTTTAACCAAGACACCAACGGGAAAACAAAAATGAGCGCCCTTAGTAAGAAGAAAAATCAGCTTGTCCAGAAGGcaatttcacaaaaaaataaagccgCCACCACTGCAAAGAAGACTCCGGTTAAAGAGGAAGAGCAGGCCTCTAACGCTTGCCCCCACTGCAGTCGCGAGTTCACCTACCCTGCAAGCCTCAGCAAACACATGGCCTTCAGCTGTCCCATGAAACCTGTGGTTAAACGGGGCAAGAAAGGCCTGGCGGAGGTGAAAAAAGAGGGGGCGTCGGCGGGGGACAAAAACCTCAAGCTCAGAAAGAAAGCCTCGGACTGTGACGCGGCGCAGACAGAGGCGGAGCCCAAACAGCTCGGAAAGACCAGGGCTCGTAGCTCCGGTGCGGCGGAGCCCGAACCCCCCCAGGCGAGCAGAGGAAAAGCCGCCGGCGCGCCGGGCAGACTGAAGAGGCCCGCCTCGTTCCCGGCATCCGTTTCtgccagcaaaaaaacaaagaagggcCAATTTCAGTCACTACCTCCCACCCCGTCGGCCCCCGACACTCCCGGTGACGGCGCACAACACCGGCCGGCCATGAGAATGCAGCGTTTGGGCAAAGAGGCCCCTCCTAAGAGATCGGCCGAGGCCAaatcgccgccgccgcctccacaacaacaacagctgaagAAGGAGGAGCGGTTCTCCCTTCGAATGAGGGAGAGAGTAGGTGGTCCAGTCACCAGGAGCTTACAAATGGTCACCGCCGCTCCTTCTGTCGACGTGAAGACCGAAGAGGCGCCAATTCAGGAGCCAAAAGAGACTCAG GAAGTGGTGTTGAAGTGA